CGTGTACCGGAGACTTTTATGTTCAAACCGCTGCTGCGCCTTGTAGCTAAGAATAGTGAGTGTACTTCCGACGACGAACACGAGTAGGTTCGCTAGTTGTCCACTCTGGCTTAAGAGACCAGTTGCTGACACATAGTGATCAGAATGACGCGACTGAATCAGTCGCCTGATTCAGCCGCTGTCCGGATTCCTGTGTGTGATGGAGTTCCCAAGACTCAAACGCATCCTCACAGATCCGGACGAATACATTTCGAACAGTCAGTTGAAGTCTCTTAGCATGGAGTTGCTTGAGCTGATACCGATGGACGGAATCGAGGCCGGAGCCCTCGATTCCGAGGAGATCATGGAAGTCGTCTTACGAGCTGCTGTTGACACAACCTCAGTCAACGGCGTCACGACACACACTGAGGACACGCCAAACCGCGAGACAGTGATGGACTGGTTGCACACCCTGGACAAAAAGCCGATGCTTGATGCGGTTAACGATATCCTCGCACTGGTGGCAATGACGGTTCTCGACCGCGACCGGTCGAGAACCATCTGTCTGGACTTCATGGACAATCCGTTCCACGGTCATCCAGACGACGAGGACGAGTTCAGGAGGATGCAAGCACGCGACGGAACGACGAAGTGTCACCGGTACTGTACTGCGTTCGTCATCGCGCAGGGAAAGCCACTGACACTAGCGGTCGAACCAGTCGACGGCGAGGACAGCAAGGCGGACGCGGTCGAGCGCGTGCTCGCCTGCGTCAAGAAATACCCATTCGAGATCGACCAGATTCTCATGGACAGGGACCCCTTTGTCGGGGAGTTAATCGGTGTGCTTCGGGAGACAGCACCGCCAGTCTTTCCGGTCATAACCCGGAAAGACTCGCTCCGAGAGAAACTCTCCAAGACCGCGTCACATATGACCGAAGAGACAATCTGTGAAGGGAAGGAGCACGAACAGACATATCCACTGGCGGTGAACGTCACCTATCAGAACGGTGACCGCGGGAAGTCTGGTGTGAAAACGACGGGATACGCGGCGTACGGTCTGGAAGACCGCACGCCCGCGCAAGTCGCTACAGTCTACGACAAGCGTTCACGGATCGAGAAGAGCTACGAGAAGTTCCGAGAAGCGCGTGCCCTGACAACAACGCCTTCGACGACAATTCGGCTCTTCTACGTGGGCGTGGGGTTTCTGTTGGAGCAGCTGTGGCTCGTGTTACAGTGGGCGGTGCTCGCCCGTCCACAGCGTGGCGGGCGAGCACTTCCCGAAACGTTCACGTTTGGCGATGCGTTTCTGCATGGGGTCGAACGGGTGTTAGATGATGAACTCGGCTGGAAGGAGAAGCATCAGACGAACGGAGAAGGACTCCCACCAGGATACGACCACGGACTCGGTTAATCCGCCTCGCTTCGCCTGAAGCGAGGCTGGCGAACAGCGACAGCTGTCTTCGGAGATCGGTCTGAGCGACGACTATAGTCGAAACCAACCAGATTTGTGACTGTTCCTCAACTCTTCGTGGTGTCAGAAGTGTACTTCGTCTCGTATCGGCGTCCTTACGGTGTCAGACCGGACTCTTGCTGCCACCGCGATCAAGAGAATGGACAACTAGCGAGGTTGCTGGCTACGAACATCCAAACTTCTACATCAATCATGCTTATTCCTCCGTTTGTGAGTCTGGCTCCGATTGGTCAGTTGAATCCGGATCTCTGCGCCCCTCCCCAAGATCACGGAACAACTTTCCAAACTTGTCCACAGTGTCTTTTTGCACACGGATATCCACGTTGTAACTACCATTCTCCACAACAATATTGATTTCCTTTAGATCAGTTGAATACTGCTTGTATTGGCCATCTTCTGGATCAACAACTTGCTGTTCAGAAAGAAGATCATAGTTCTGGAGCATCTCAAGACGACGATAAATCGTTGGAAGGGATGCATCACATACCTGTTCTAACTCTTGAGCGGACATAGGTCTTACACTTGCTGCCGCCAGAATCTCTCGACTTATCTCGCTTGAAAGGGCCTCAAAGATATCATCCGGATCACTTGTCATTATTGATCGTGGCCGTGTAGAGTTAACACCACAAACGAGTGTCGTCAGACTTGTTTACCTACCGGTATTTGCATAACCTACTGCTCGGATAACAACTAACTCCCTACTGAATACTAAATAACGGTGTTAGTACAGGATATGTCCACCAAAACAAGATCATCACTGGTTCCGACGACAGCATTATTGCTCGTCAACTTGATCCCTCTTGCTGGCATCTTGGTGCTTGATTGGAATCCCAGGCTTGTTTTAGCCCTGTACTGGTTCGAATTCGCTGTTGTCATCTTACTTAATGTGGCGGGCGTGCAG
This portion of the Salinarchaeum sp. IM2453 genome encodes:
- a CDS encoding ISH3 family transposase, which translates into the protein MEFPRLKRILTDPDEYISNSQLKSLSMELLELIPMDGIEAGALDSEEIMEVVLRAAVDTTSVNGVTTHTEDTPNRETVMDWLHTLDKKPMLDAVNDILALVAMTVLDRDRSRTICLDFMDNPFHGHPDDEDEFRRMQARDGTTKCHRYCTAFVIAQGKPLTLAVEPVDGEDSKADAVERVLACVKKYPFEIDQILMDRDPFVGELIGVLRETAPPVFPVITRKDSLREKLSKTASHMTEETICEGKEHEQTYPLAVNVTYQNGDRGKSGVKTTGYAAYGLEDRTPAQVATVYDKRSRIEKSYEKFREARALTTTPSTTIRLFYVGVGFLLEQLWLVLQWAVLARPQRGGRALPETFTFGDAFLHGVERVLDDELGWKEKHQTNGEGLPPGYDHGLG
- a CDS encoding helix-turn-helix domain-containing protein, producing the protein MTSDPDDIFEALSSEISREILAAASVRPMSAQELEQVCDASLPTIYRRLEMLQNYDLLSEQQVVDPEDGQYKQYSTDLKEINIVVENGSYNVDIRVQKDTVDKFGKLFRDLGEGRRDPDSTDQSEPDSQTEE
- a CDS encoding DUF6498-containing protein, with translation MSTKTRSSLVPTTALLLVNLIPLAGILVLDWNPRLVLALYWFEFAVVILLNVAGVQKG